A window of the Loxodonta africana isolate mLoxAfr1 chromosome 3, mLoxAfr1.hap2, whole genome shotgun sequence genome harbors these coding sequences:
- the MEF2B gene encoding myocyte-specific enhancer factor 2B isoform X2: MGRKKIQISRILDQRNRQVTFTKRKFGLMKKAYELSVLCDCEIALIIFNSANRLFQYASTDMDRVLLKYTEYSEPHESRTNTDILETLKRRGVGLDGPELEPDEGSEEPGEKLRRLAGDGGNPALPRPRLYPAAPTMPSPDMVYGALPPPACEPNGLGEALPAQSRPSPFRPTAPKAGPPGLVHPLFSPSHLASKTPPPLYLAAEGRRPDLPGGLAGGCGGLSTSRGLYGSLQSPCSATTSGPPLGGFPFLPAGPPEYGLGDPPPPPGLLQPPALAPWQPSRGDGPPAAPAQPR, encoded by the exons ATGGGGAGGAAAAAAATCCAGATCTCACGCATTCTTGACCAAAGGAACCGGCAG GTGACATTCACCAAGCGGAAGTTTGGGCTGATGAAGAAGGCCTACGAGCTGAGCGTACTCTGTGACTGTGAGATTGCCCTCATCATCTTCAACAGCGCCAACCGCCTCTTTCAGTATGCCAGCACAGACATGGATCGCGTGCTGCTGAAGTACACGGAGTACAGTGAGCCCCATGAGAGCCGCACCAACACTGACATCCTCGAG ACACTGAAGCGGAGGGGCGTGGGCCTTGATGGGCCAGAACTGGAGCCAGACGAGGGGTCTGAGGAGCCAGGAGAAAAGTTGCGGAGGCTGGCGGGTGATGGGGGCAACCCAGCTCTGCCCCGACCCCGCCTTTAT CCAGCAGCCCCCACTATGCCCAGCCCAGACATGGTATATGGGGCCCTCCCCCCACCGGCCTGTGAACCCAATGGGCTCGGGGAGGCCCTGCCTGCCCAAAGTCGCCCATCCCCCTTCCGGCCAACAGCCCCCAAAGCTGGGCCCCCAG GCCTGGTGCATCCTCTCTTCTCCCCGAGCCACCTCGCCAGCAAGACACCACCCCCATTGTACCTGGCAGCGGAGGGCCGGAGGCCAGACCTGCCTGGGGGCTTGGCTGGGGGCTGCGGAGGGCTGAGCACCTCG AGAGGCCTCTACGGCAGCCTGCAGAGCCCATGCTCAGCCACAACCTCGGGACCCCCACTTGGGGGCTTCCCTTTCCTCCCCGCTGGCCCCCCAG AATATGGTCTAGGAGACCCTCCACCGCCCCCTGGCTTGCTGCAGCCCCCTGCCCTGGCCCCCTGGCAACCTTCAAGGGGAGATGGACCCCCGGCAGCCCCCGCCCAGCCCAGGTAA
- the MEF2B gene encoding myocyte-specific enhancer factor 2B isoform X1: MGRKKIQISRILDQRNRQVTFTKRKFGLMKKAYELSVLCDCEIALIIFNSANRLFQYASTDMDRVLLKYTEYSEPHESRTNTDILETLKRRGVGLDGPELEPDEGSEEPGEKLRRLAGDGGNPALPRPRLYPAAPTMPSPDMVYGALPPPACEPNGLGEALPAQSRPSPFRPTAPKAGPPGLVHPLFSPSHLASKTPPPLYLAAEGRRPDLPGGLAGGCGGLSTSRGLYGSLQSPCSATTSGPPLGGFPFLPAGPPGRHHYPVCCRSHPHTCPPAVHTPPPTGTENWLVGRVRLGPGSP, from the exons ATGGGGAGGAAAAAAATCCAGATCTCACGCATTCTTGACCAAAGGAACCGGCAG GTGACATTCACCAAGCGGAAGTTTGGGCTGATGAAGAAGGCCTACGAGCTGAGCGTACTCTGTGACTGTGAGATTGCCCTCATCATCTTCAACAGCGCCAACCGCCTCTTTCAGTATGCCAGCACAGACATGGATCGCGTGCTGCTGAAGTACACGGAGTACAGTGAGCCCCATGAGAGCCGCACCAACACTGACATCCTCGAG ACACTGAAGCGGAGGGGCGTGGGCCTTGATGGGCCAGAACTGGAGCCAGACGAGGGGTCTGAGGAGCCAGGAGAAAAGTTGCGGAGGCTGGCGGGTGATGGGGGCAACCCAGCTCTGCCCCGACCCCGCCTTTAT CCAGCAGCCCCCACTATGCCCAGCCCAGACATGGTATATGGGGCCCTCCCCCCACCGGCCTGTGAACCCAATGGGCTCGGGGAGGCCCTGCCTGCCCAAAGTCGCCCATCCCCCTTCCGGCCAACAGCCCCCAAAGCTGGGCCCCCAG GCCTGGTGCATCCTCTCTTCTCCCCGAGCCACCTCGCCAGCAAGACACCACCCCCATTGTACCTGGCAGCGGAGGGCCGGAGGCCAGACCTGCCTGGGGGCTTGGCTGGGGGCTGCGGAGGGCTGAGCACCTCG AGAGGCCTCTACGGCAGCCTGCAGAGCCCATGCTCAGCCACAACCTCGGGACCCCCACTTGGGGGCTTCCCTTTCCTCCCCGCTGGCCCCCCAGGTAGGCACCACTACCCTGTCTGCTGCAGGAGTCATCCACACACCTGCCCTCCGGCGGTCCACACTCCCCCACCCACTGGGACTGAAAACTGGCTTGTGGGAAGGGTCAGGCTTGGGCCGGGGTCTCCCTGA